In Pedobacter sp. SL55, the following proteins share a genomic window:
- a CDS encoding LytR/AlgR family response regulator transcription factor: protein MILKCIAVDDEPLALDIIADYVAKVPFLELVKRTENAIEAMQLVQEGNIDLVFLDIQMPELTGIQFLKIAGNKASYILTTAYSQYALESYDLNVSDYLLKPIAFDRFYKAVEKVRNQHQKQEAAVAVPTPEPISAPTSAAPIQDFIFVKTEHKIQKIELDDILYIEGLKDYISIFTKNERVITLQNMKKMEETLPKGDFIRVHKSYIIAVDKIESIERSRIAIAGKTIPVGDTYRDAFFKLIDAKNV from the coding sequence ATGATTTTAAAATGTATTGCCGTTGATGATGAGCCGCTAGCGCTCGATATTATTGCCGATTATGTAGCTAAAGTGCCTTTTTTAGAATTGGTAAAACGTACCGAAAATGCGATAGAGGCCATGCAGTTGGTGCAGGAGGGTAACATAGATTTGGTTTTCTTGGATATCCAAATGCCAGAGTTAACAGGCATACAGTTTTTAAAAATTGCAGGTAACAAAGCCAGTTACATTTTAACCACCGCCTATTCGCAATATGCTTTAGAAAGCTATGATTTGAATGTGTCGGATTACCTGTTGAAACCAATTGCTTTCGATAGGTTTTATAAAGCAGTAGAAAAAGTTCGTAACCAGCATCAAAAGCAAGAAGCAGCGGTTGCCGTACCTACACCCGAGCCTATTTCGGCACCGACTAGCGCAGCACCAATACAAGATTTTATCTTCGTTAAAACCGAGCACAAAATCCAGAAAATAGAATTAGATGATATTCTCTACATCGAAGGATTAAAAGACTATATCTCTATCTTTACCAAAAATGAGCGTGTAATTACGCTGCAAAACATGAAAAAGATGGAAGAAACTTTGCCCAAAGGAGATTTCATTAGGGTGCACAAATCTTACATTATTGCAGTAGATAAAATTGAAAGCATAGAGCGTAGTCGTATTGCCATTGCTGGTAAAACCATCCCAGTAGGAGATACTTATAGAGATGCGTTTTTTAAGTTGATTGACGCAAAGAACGTTTAG
- a CDS encoding lysophospholipid acyltransferase family protein, whose translation MKKLLGYLLTPIFYFTFGLFLAIFHPIQWICYKAFGYTAHKRSVDLLNFFLTYSQLTLLNGISFKNKQQLPTDRPIIFVANHQSMYDIPSLIWFLRKHHPKFISKIELTKGIPSISFNLKYGGGANIDRKDSKQSIGEIIKLGRRMNEKNWSTVIFAEGTRAKDGKMKPFQVGGIATLLKIVPNALLVPVAIGNSWRVVRNGTYPLNALLPLKWTVLAPIERGDKNAEELVLQAENAIKQQIGQN comes from the coding sequence ATGAAGAAGCTGTTAGGCTACCTATTAACCCCCATATTTTATTTTACGTTTGGCTTGTTTTTGGCCATTTTTCATCCCATACAGTGGATATGCTACAAAGCGTTTGGCTACACGGCCCACAAACGTTCGGTAGATTTACTTAACTTCTTCCTTACCTATTCACAGCTTACTTTGCTTAACGGTATCAGCTTTAAAAATAAGCAGCAGCTACCTACTGATAGACCTATTATTTTTGTAGCCAACCACCAAAGCATGTATGATATTCCGAGCTTAATTTGGTTTTTACGCAAACATCATCCTAAGTTTATTTCTAAAATTGAATTGACTAAAGGTATTCCGTCTATTTCTTTTAACCTAAAATATGGCGGTGGCGCAAACATAGATCGCAAAGACAGCAAGCAATCTATTGGCGAAATTATTAAACTAGGCCGCAGAATGAATGAAAAAAACTGGAGCACGGTAATTTTTGCAGAAGGCACTAGAGCTAAAGACGGTAAAATGAAACCTTTTCAAGTGGGTGGTATAGCAACACTGTTAAAAATTGTTCCTAATGCTTTGCTCGTGCCTGTGGCGATAGGAAACTCGTGGCGTGTGGTGCGTAATGGCACTTACCCATTAAATGCACTATTACCTTTAAAATGGACGGTGTTAGCGCCAATAGAAAGAGGCGATAAAAATGCAGAAGAGTTAGTTTTACAAGCAGAGAACGCAATTAAGCAACAGATTGGGCAGAATTAG
- a CDS encoding DUF2683 family protein, which yields METYLVHPNKSQEKALKAFLKALAVPYEKRKGEPIPAHVVEGIKKGQEQLKNGLGKTSEEVFKKYDK from the coding sequence ATGGAAACTTATCTTGTACATCCCAATAAATCACAGGAAAAAGCATTAAAGGCTTTCTTAAAAGCTTTAGCTGTACCTTATGAAAAAAGAAAGGGAGAGCCTATTCCTGCGCATGTTGTAGAGGGAATTAAAAAAGGACAAGAGCAACTCAAAAATGGCTTAGGAAAGACATCGGAAGAAGTATTTAAAAAATACGACAAGTAG
- a CDS encoding ABC transporter ATP-binding protein: protein MSRFAIETVGLNHHFGSQVVVKNLSLQVPKGSIYGFLGPNGAGKTTTIKILLNLLQSPADTVFIFGQELNHNRIACLGKMGSLVEQPAIYAHLSGKENLINRCILLGINKSKADEMLALVGLTEAATKKAGKYSLGMKQRLGIALALIADPELLLLDEPTNGLDPNGIIEIRNLMVELTSKHGKTILVSSHLLAEIERTATHVGIINKGEMLFQGTINELQDLSKPSIKIEVDDQAAATNILSSNGAEVISEEEGNIHITYTGKADMGKLNTLLVQNGVTVYSIKTDKKDLENLFLDITSKN, encoded by the coding sequence ATGAGCAGGTTTGCCATAGAAACAGTTGGGCTTAATCATCATTTTGGCTCACAAGTGGTAGTTAAGAATTTATCACTACAAGTACCTAAAGGAAGTATTTATGGCTTTTTAGGTCCTAATGGCGCAGGTAAAACTACTACCATTAAGATTTTACTTAACCTATTACAATCTCCAGCAGATACTGTTTTTATATTTGGCCAAGAGCTTAACCACAACCGCATTGCCTGTTTAGGCAAAATGGGTTCTTTGGTAGAACAACCTGCTATTTACGCACATTTAAGTGGCAAAGAAAACCTAATTAACCGTTGCATACTTTTAGGCATCAACAAAAGCAAAGCTGATGAAATGCTTGCCTTAGTTGGCCTAACCGAAGCTGCCACCAAAAAAGCTGGCAAATACTCGTTGGGCATGAAACAACGCTTGGGCATTGCACTAGCTTTAATTGCCGATCCAGAACTTTTGCTGCTAGATGAACCTACCAATGGCTTAGACCCCAATGGCATTATAGAAATTAGAAACCTGATGGTTGAATTGACCAGCAAACATGGCAAAACCATACTCGTATCAAGCCATTTGTTGGCAGAAATTGAAAGAACGGCTACCCACGTGGGTATCATCAACAAAGGCGAAATGCTTTTTCAAGGTACCATTAACGAGTTACAAGATTTAAGCAAGCCATCTATCAAAATAGAAGTAGATGACCAAGCAGCAGCTACCAATATATTAAGTAGCAACGGAGCAGAAGTCATTAGTGAGGAAGAAGGAAATATACATATTACCTATACCGGTAAAGCCGACATGGGCAAGCTAAATACCTTATTGGTACAAAATGGAGTAACTGTTTACAGTATCAAAACCGATAAAAAAGACCTAGAAAATTTGTTTTTGGATATCACATCGAAGAATTAA
- a CDS encoding dihydrofolate reductase family protein, with amino-acid sequence MRKICLFIAMSLDGYIAKPNDDLSFLKLVEKEGEDYGYAQFTDNIDTLIIGRKTYDYVVKEIGSSYYENGERDVYVITRTERQRVGRTIFYTGNIAELAKQLKSEKGKNIYCDGGSEVINELLKHDLIDEFIISIIPILLGEGTKLFKDRRPEQALEFITAKTFTTGLAQLHYKRKNKQ; translated from the coding sequence ATGCGAAAAATATGTCTTTTTATTGCCATGAGTTTAGACGGTTACATTGCAAAGCCTAATGACGACCTTAGTTTTTTAAAACTTGTTGAAAAAGAAGGCGAAGACTATGGATATGCGCAATTTACAGACAACATCGATACATTAATTATTGGCCGAAAAACCTATGATTACGTAGTTAAAGAAATAGGCTCATCTTACTATGAAAACGGAGAAAGAGATGTTTACGTTATAACAAGAACAGAAAGACAGCGAGTAGGCAGAACCATTTTTTATACGGGAAATATAGCCGAGTTGGCTAAACAGTTGAAGTCTGAAAAAGGGAAAAACATTTATTGTGATGGCGGCTCAGAAGTAATAAACGAACTCTTGAAGCACGATTTAATAGACGAGTTCATTATTTCGATAATACCAATTTTATTAGGAGAAGGAACCAAACTTTTTAAAGATAGAAGACCTGAGCAAGCTCTTGAATTTATAACTGCTAAAACATTTACAACGGGATTGGCCCAACTGCATTATAAGCGAAAAAACAAGCAATAA
- a CDS encoding type II toxin-antitoxin system RelE/ParE family toxin, whose amino-acid sequence MQIVWSPQAEETFDSIINFIINNWGVSASKNFIKKNEEIIDFNSFDAANVS is encoded by the coding sequence ATGCAAATAGTTTGGTCTCCACAAGCAGAGGAAACTTTCGATTCGATCATCAACTTTATCATCAACAATTGGGGAGTCTCAGCCTCGAAAAATTTTATCAAAAAAAACGAAGAAATTATTGATTTCAATAGCTTCGATGCCGCAAATGTTTCCTGA
- a CDS encoding sensor histidine kinase, which yields MKNSSRASLILNCIFWGVIGLLVAASFIFSSREHSLKEHVIDYLVFGSINVAVFYINYIVLIPELIKKRKQYLWYVVCFVLLIAASTGIKTVVAMLNPELVLQYTSDDGKIHNISTANYVVTVVFIAGFFLVSSSIIKFAVDWFSNERIQRNLESEKKDMELQFLKSQLNPHFLFNSLNNIYSLAYQKSDKTADAILKLSEIMRYMIYESNDSWVSLDKEVEYVESYVELQKLRFKDGAAVEITINGVIDGQKIVPLILISFVENAFKHGVANDTEDPIRINIIANQKILHFSVTNKKNTTNKDAVGGVGLNNVERRLQLLYPERYKLNIVNTPTHYTTELMLDL from the coding sequence ATGAAAAATAGTAGCAGAGCATCGTTAATTTTAAATTGCATATTCTGGGGGGTAATAGGGCTATTGGTTGCTGCTTCTTTTATTTTCTCGTCTAGAGAACATAGTTTAAAAGAACACGTAATAGATTACCTCGTATTTGGCTCCATTAACGTAGCTGTATTTTACATTAACTACATCGTACTAATTCCAGAGCTCATAAAAAAACGCAAGCAATATTTATGGTATGTAGTTTGTTTCGTTTTACTAATTGCAGCCAGTACTGGTATAAAAACAGTGGTAGCTATGCTAAACCCAGAGTTGGTGTTGCAGTATACTTCTGATGATGGTAAAATTCATAACATATCTACCGCAAACTACGTTGTTACGGTAGTTTTTATTGCAGGTTTCTTTTTGGTTTCGAGTAGTATCATCAAATTTGCTGTAGATTGGTTTTCTAATGAACGTATCCAACGTAATTTAGAAAGCGAGAAGAAAGATATGGAATTGCAGTTTTTAAAATCGCAGCTCAACCCACATTTCTTATTCAATTCCTTAAATAATATCTACTCTTTGGCCTATCAAAAATCTGATAAAACGGCCGATGCAATTTTAAAACTTTCTGAAATTATGCGCTATATGATTTACGAAAGTAACGATAGCTGGGTAAGTTTAGATAAGGAAGTGGAATACGTAGAAAGTTATGTAGAGCTGCAAAAGCTAAGATTTAAAGACGGTGCTGCGGTAGAAATTACCATTAATGGCGTAATTGATGGACAAAAAATAGTTCCGCTAATTTTGATCTCCTTTGTAGAAAATGCTTTTAAACATGGTGTAGCTAACGATACCGAAGACCCAATTAGAATTAATATTATCGCTAACCAGAAAATTTTGCATTTTAGCGTAACTAATAAGAAAAACACAACCAACAAAGATGCTGTTGGCGGTGTTGGCTTGAATAATGTTGAAAGAAGGTTGCAGTTGTTGTATCCAGAGCGATATAAGCTTAATATTGTGAATACGCCAACCCATTACACCACAGAACTAATGCTTGATTTATGA
- a CDS encoding NUDIX domain-containing protein — translation MTEENPWQTLSSQEKYNNNWIKVTEHQVINPSGGNGIYGEVHFKNIAIGILALDDENNTWLVGQYRYPLKAYSWEIPEGGGPVGTNPELSAKRELAEETGLIAGKLTEIQRMHLSNSVSDELAIIYLAQDLTQGQAEPEETEELQLKKVPFTAAYQMVLAGKITDSISVAAILKVHILLQEGAI, via the coding sequence ATGACAGAAGAAAACCCATGGCAAACCCTAAGTAGCCAAGAAAAATACAACAACAACTGGATTAAGGTTACCGAACATCAGGTAATTAATCCATCTGGTGGAAATGGGATTTACGGAGAAGTGCATTTTAAAAACATCGCCATTGGCATTTTGGCCTTGGATGATGAAAATAACACCTGGCTGGTTGGCCAATACCGTTACCCGCTTAAAGCCTACAGCTGGGAAATACCCGAGGGCGGTGGCCCAGTAGGCACCAACCCAGAATTGAGCGCCAAAAGAGAGTTGGCAGAAGAAACCGGCCTAATTGCGGGCAAGCTTACCGAAATTCAGCGGATGCACCTTTCCAATTCGGTAAGTGATGAATTAGCCATTATTTACTTGGCTCAAGATTTAACGCAGGGCCAGGCAGAGCCAGAAGAAACCGAAGAGTTACAGCTAAAAAAAGTACCTTTTACAGCAGCCTATCAAATGGTTTTAGCTGGTAAAATTACCGATAGCATAAGCGTGGCTGCTATTCTTAAAGTGCATATTTTATTACAAGAAGGCGCTATTTAG
- a CDS encoding outer membrane beta-barrel protein — protein sequence MKNLLSLTLFLFSIFPFLAKSQTTDKGSIRGKVIEEVGAMPIPFAVVALFESGAEQPVVTFQTDENGSFKFNNLKFGIYKLKVSYVGFGSLFVNEIMVSKADFDKNVGTLKLATEQNNLNEVVITAEKPVIEVGADVITYNVGSSILAEGSTATDVLKNVPMVEVDIDGNTIISGKRSTRVFIDGKPSDYMTSNIADLLNVLPSDAIEKIEVMTNPPAKYSADGEGIINIVMKKGFKVGFNGNLGISGGTQGNINTNANASYRGEKYSITGGGAYRTGISKRLSESYRTNFFPDTTFYYNQFDNSRSESNGGNFRAALDWDINKKQNLRINTSYNINGSDSWSGNDFYYINQEEITKRLRNQVNLGDNSSKNFVINTDYSLTTDTAGGKLTAGFTVNANSSNSLRSFERTYAFPTNLNPSLQQNDNEVGNMGINFNLDYDKPVFKKRDRLEFGLAFNYRKNDNDLSVDNFNYSTQQFVGNAKLSNKFFYNENIIAGYLSYNYRKNGWSAKAAMRSEYTNVNFDLSTGEIYNVDPYLSFFPSFSLNRFFRKRYNIGASYSVRINRPRENTLNPQVNNADTLNISYGNPELSPSYTHQFDISFGAFGKQWSFTPRISYSNATGVIERYRFVNTNGISESTFNNVGTNYSVALMLIGNYRPTKTISANGNFSVIQSNYRSSLNSSLNRGGLSIRSRAGFSMQLPYKTAFEANLNYNNNVTAQGRNQASINTSFGARKAFLKNRLSARISANDPFRGRRNSTFNEGLNFFSNSYGVNNTNNIVFNLNYRFTKVKVNKVTVPPPPTTSKN from the coding sequence TTGAAGAATTTACTTAGCCTAACTCTTTTTTTATTTTCTATCTTTCCATTCTTAGCAAAATCTCAAACTACCGATAAGGGTTCTATTAGAGGTAAAGTAATTGAAGAAGTTGGCGCAATGCCCATTCCTTTTGCAGTAGTAGCACTTTTTGAAAGTGGAGCCGAACAACCAGTGGTTACCTTCCAAACCGACGAGAATGGCTCTTTTAAATTCAACAACCTTAAATTTGGCATTTATAAACTTAAAGTAAGCTATGTTGGCTTTGGTTCCTTATTCGTTAACGAAATTATGGTAAGCAAAGCTGATTTCGACAAAAATGTAGGCACATTGAAATTGGCTACTGAGCAAAACAACCTAAACGAGGTAGTAATTACCGCCGAAAAACCAGTGATTGAGGTTGGCGCAGATGTGATTACCTACAACGTTGGCTCTAGCATTTTAGCAGAAGGCAGTACCGCTACCGATGTGCTTAAAAATGTACCCATGGTAGAGGTGGATATTGATGGCAACACCATCATTTCTGGCAAAAGAAGTACCCGTGTTTTTATTGATGGCAAACCTTCGGATTACATGACCTCTAACATTGCCGATTTGTTAAACGTACTGCCCTCTGATGCCATTGAGAAAATTGAAGTGATGACTAATCCACCGGCCAAATATTCTGCAGACGGCGAGGGCATCATTAATATTGTAATGAAGAAAGGCTTTAAAGTGGGCTTTAATGGTAACCTCGGAATTTCTGGAGGCACACAAGGCAACATAAATACCAATGCCAATGCTTCGTACCGTGGCGAAAAATATAGCATTACTGGTGGTGGGGCCTACCGTACAGGCATTTCTAAAAGATTAAGCGAAAGTTACCGCACTAATTTTTTCCCAGACACTACCTTTTATTACAATCAATTCGACAATTCTCGTAGCGAAAGCAATGGAGGTAACTTTAGGGCGGCACTAGATTGGGACATCAATAAAAAGCAAAACCTGAGAATTAACACCAGTTACAACATTAATGGTAGCGATAGCTGGTCGGGCAACGACTTTTACTACATTAACCAAGAAGAAATTACCAAACGCTTGCGCAACCAAGTTAATTTGGGCGATAATAGCAGCAAAAACTTTGTAATTAATACCGATTACAGCTTAACTACCGATACCGCCGGCGGAAAACTTACTGCTGGTTTTACGGTAAACGCGAATAGCAGCAATTCACTTAGAAGCTTTGAGCGCACCTATGCTTTCCCAACAAATTTAAACCCCAGCTTGCAGCAAAACGATAATGAAGTAGGTAACATGGGTATCAATTTTAACCTAGATTACGATAAGCCCGTTTTTAAAAAACGAGATCGTTTGGAGTTTGGACTTGCCTTTAACTACCGCAAGAATGACAACGATTTATCGGTAGACAATTTTAATTACAGTACGCAACAATTTGTTGGCAATGCCAAATTAAGCAATAAGTTTTTCTACAACGAGAATATTATTGCTGGCTATCTGTCTTATAATTATCGAAAAAACGGCTGGTCGGCCAAGGCTGCCATGCGTAGCGAGTATACCAACGTAAACTTCGATTTATCTACTGGCGAGATTTATAATGTAGACCCTTACCTAAGTTTTTTTCCGTCGTTTTCTCTCAATCGCTTTTTTAGAAAGAGATATAACATTGGCGCAAGCTATAGCGTAAGGATTAATCGACCTAGAGAAAACACCCTAAACCCACAGGTAAACAATGCCGATACTTTAAATATCTCTTACGGGAACCCAGAATTATCGCCTTCTTATACCCATCAGTTTGATATTAGCTTTGGAGCCTTTGGTAAGCAATGGTCTTTTACGCCACGCATTTCTTACTCAAACGCCACCGGCGTAATAGAAAGATATCGCTTTGTGAACACCAACGGAATTTCTGAAAGTACTTTTAACAATGTAGGCACCAATTATTCGGTAGCGTTAATGCTTATCGGTAATTACCGACCTACCAAAACTATATCGGCCAACGGCAATTTTAGTGTCATCCAGAGCAACTACAGGTCTTCATTAAACAGCTCGCTCAACAGAGGCGGTTTAAGCATCCGCTCTAGGGCCGGTTTTTCGATGCAATTGCCTTACAAAACCGCTTTCGAAGCCAATTTAAACTACAACAACAATGTAACTGCCCAAGGCCGAAACCAAGCTTCTATCAACACTAGCTTTGGCGCCCGTAAAGCTTTTTTAAAGAACAGGCTTTCGGCTCGTATTAGCGCCAATGATCCTTTTAGGGGAAGAAGAAACTCGACGTTTAACGAAGGCTTAAATTTCTTTTCTAATAGCTATGGCGTAAACAATACCAATAACATTGTTTTTAACCTCAATTACCGTTTTACTAAAGTTAAGGTAAACAAAGTAACGGTTCCGCCACCACCAACTACGTCTAAAAATTAA
- a CDS encoding ABC transporter permease has translation MRSFFISLQSEFYKSRKTLAFWAAIIVPVVICGLIAFGYYSSSEKILKYNYPGMVLWFKYSSAALGVMGMLILPFYVMFMAFSVNNIEHKNDTWKTLFSQPLNKFSIYAAKYMYAAMLLLICILLFPILTYASGYLLQALVPKYTFKDYDPAIILTRFYGKLFLASLGILSIQFVLSLIWSDFLKPMGIGFIGTIAGIITANVGWKHAYLIPYSAPTLALRAAEGSKNSRPEDLPIFTQEIWVSLAYAAVLFIAGYFILSKRNIK, from the coding sequence ATGCGATCATTTTTTATCTCACTACAATCAGAGTTTTATAAATCCCGCAAAACTTTAGCGTTTTGGGCAGCCATTATTGTTCCGGTAGTAATTTGCGGCTTAATTGCCTTTGGTTATTATAGCAGTTCCGAGAAAATATTGAAATACAACTACCCTGGCATGGTACTTTGGTTCAAATACAGCAGTGCTGCTTTGGGCGTAATGGGCATGCTAATTTTGCCTTTTTACGTGATGTTTATGGCATTTTCTGTCAACAACATTGAGCACAAAAACGATACTTGGAAAACCTTGTTCTCGCAGCCTTTAAATAAATTTTCTATTTACGCGGCCAAATACATGTATGCTGCAATGCTCTTGCTCATTTGCATTTTACTTTTCCCAATACTTACCTACGCCAGTGGATATTTATTACAGGCATTGGTTCCCAAATATACTTTTAAGGATTACGACCCGGCCATCATACTCACTCGCTTTTACGGCAAGCTTTTCTTAGCTTCTTTAGGTATCCTTTCCATCCAATTTGTGTTGAGCTTAATTTGGAGCGATTTTTTAAAGCCAATGGGCATTGGTTTCATAGGAACCATTGCAGGTATTATTACAGCTAACGTGGGTTGGAAACATGCTTATTTAATTCCCTACAGCGCCCCTACTTTAGCACTTAGGGCTGCCGAAGGAAGTAAAAATTCGAGACCAGAAGATTTACCCATTTTTACGCAAGAAATATGGGTAAGTTTAGCTTATGCCGCCGTGCTATTTATTGCAGGTTATTTTATCCTCTCCAAAAGGAATATCAAATAA